One window of the Streptomyces asoensis genome contains the following:
- a CDS encoding macrolide family glycosyltransferase yields MCVVPGTHPNPAHIAVFNVPMHGHVNPTLGVVEELVRRGHRVSYAVTEDFVHQVKAAGAEPVLYPDAGDGSDAPEDMGEGFARVVEVALASLPALTRAFGRDRPDLVLCDIYAFSGLLLGARWQLPTVVASPTHLAYDGIVPEFFGVPGLPQLPGFARLVAAFADQGIEAARIQDLVRPEHAVAFFPRAFQRRADTVAAQRVAYVGPALGDRSYQGSWQPPRPDVPVLLVSLGSQFTRRPEFYRSCVQAFAELPWHVVMSVGAVPPDGLGPLPANVEVHPHVPQLAVLAHADAFVTHAGMGGTMEALHYGVPLVAVPQMAEQRVNADRIERLRLGVHLPRESVTPEALREAVLRVSSDRDIRAGVSAMRREIAAAGGAGAAADLIERAL; encoded by the coding sequence TTGTGTGTCGTGCCTGGTACTCATCCGAATCCCGCGCACATCGCCGTGTTCAACGTTCCGATGCACGGGCACGTGAATCCGACCCTGGGGGTCGTCGAGGAGCTCGTCCGGCGGGGGCACCGGGTCAGTTACGCCGTCACCGAGGACTTCGTGCACCAGGTGAAGGCGGCCGGTGCCGAGCCCGTGCTCTACCCGGACGCGGGGGACGGCTCGGACGCGCCGGAGGACATGGGCGAGGGGTTCGCGCGGGTCGTCGAGGTGGCGCTGGCGTCCCTGCCGGCCCTGACCCGGGCGTTCGGCAGGGACCGTCCGGACCTGGTGCTGTGCGACATCTACGCCTTCTCGGGCCTGCTGCTCGGGGCACGGTGGCAGCTGCCGACCGTCGTGGCGTCGCCCACCCATCTCGCCTACGACGGCATCGTCCCCGAGTTCTTCGGCGTGCCCGGCCTCCCGCAGCTGCCGGGCTTCGCGCGGCTGGTGGCCGCCTTCGCCGACCAGGGGATCGAAGCCGCGCGGATCCAGGACCTCGTACGGCCGGAACACGCCGTCGCGTTCTTCCCCCGGGCCTTCCAACGCAGAGCGGACACCGTCGCGGCACAGCGCGTCGCGTATGTCGGACCGGCGCTCGGGGACCGCTCCTACCAGGGTTCCTGGCAGCCGCCGCGGCCCGACGTGCCCGTGCTGCTGGTCTCGCTGGGCTCCCAGTTCACCCGGCGGCCGGAGTTCTACCGGTCCTGCGTCCAGGCGTTCGCCGAGCTGCCCTGGCATGTGGTCATGTCCGTCGGCGCCGTCCCGCCGGACGGGCTGGGGCCGCTGCCCGCCAATGTCGAGGTCCATCCCCACGTGCCCCAGCTGGCCGTGCTCGCGCATGCGGACGCCTTCGTCACCCACGCCGGAATGGGCGGCACGATGGAGGCCCTGCACTACGGCGTCCCGCTGGTGGCGGTCCCGCAGATGGCCGAGCAGCGGGTCAACGCCGACCGGATCGAACGCCTCCGGCTGGGCGTCCACCTGCCGCGCGAGAGCGTCACCCCCGAGGCGCTGCGCGAGGCCGTCCTGCGGGTCTCGTCCGACCGGGACATCCGCGCGGGCGTGTCCGCCATGCGCCGGGAGATCGCGGCGGCCGGCGGGGCGGGAGCCGCGGCCGACCTGATCGAGCGGGCCCTGTAG
- a CDS encoding acyl-CoA thioesterase: MTLTHALASDIRRTSTGRTPLEVPDCRPHLYLRQVRMSDLDSMNHVNNVRLLEMIQDAHMDMFYLRPGLPGQEIRPRFVYARHELDYTEPLVLQPEPVTITTTIGDLRRSTFRVTSRVTRDAQVFCTCVSTAVAYDPDARCSRRLEEEERALAARHATPDPVR, translated from the coding sequence TTGACCCTGACCCACGCCCTGGCGTCCGACATCCGCCGCACCAGCACCGGGCGCACGCCCCTCGAGGTGCCGGACTGTCGACCGCACCTCTATCTCCGCCAGGTACGCATGAGCGACCTGGACTCCATGAACCATGTGAACAACGTCCGGCTGCTGGAGATGATCCAGGACGCCCATATGGACATGTTCTATCTGCGCCCCGGACTGCCCGGGCAGGAGATCCGCCCGAGGTTCGTCTACGCACGCCACGAACTCGACTACACGGAACCCCTCGTCCTCCAGCCGGAGCCGGTCACCATCACCACGACCATCGGTGACCTGCGCCGCTCGACCTTCCGCGTCACCAGCCGCGTCACCCGCGACGCCCAGGTGTTCTGCACCTGTGTGAGCACGGCCGTCGCCTACGATCCGGACGCCCGGTGCTCCCGCCGGCTCGAGGAGGAGGAACGTGCCCTCGCGGCCCGTCACGCCACTCCCGACCCGGTGCGCTGA
- a CDS encoding copper resistance CopC/CopD family protein, which yields MLLGTVLVLLLLGGGPASAHAALRSADPADGSVVKTAPDAITLTFTESVGLLDDSFRVFDPDNRRVDTGEAGHADGRADTARIKLPGKLGTGTFTVAWRVVSADSHPIAGAFTFSVGTPSATPPALPSTSVENPATGGLFNIGRYLAYLAAALLIGTAAFIAVCRPPDVRPLRRLLLAGWWALAGSTVFLLLLRAPYETGTGPVQALDPSGLTRTLGTRPGLALVARLVLLAAAAALLLWQRKALREGKPPSRAALLTGAALAVGLALTWAGAEHASAGIQVPAAMTSTVLHLLAMAVWLGGLAALLTLFYRASVPSRVVGRFSQLAGLSVTVLVVTGVYQSWRGLGSVSALTDTTYGRVLLAKLAAVTLLLLAGARSRRTVTSERTARNVTVEAAEVREARVPEPVGGRAEGAVDGLAGDRVDGTVDAPVSGPSLPEKPRPPAGTALTPAEDAQRRALRRSVLAEVVVSVVVLVFTTVLTGTLPGRAAAEAATAEQSAGLPVASVTNIPFTIGSGAPGVRGVSGKVQVTLDPGRVGDNGLQAVVYGPDGGFVSIPELRISFSLPDQDIGPLDAKVTDRGGYWAADTVNLPLSGTWEMKVTVRVSETDQVSESKPVEIVR from the coding sequence GTGCTGCTGGGCACCGTGCTGGTCCTGCTCCTCCTCGGCGGCGGCCCGGCCTCGGCGCACGCCGCCCTCCGCAGCGCCGATCCCGCCGACGGAAGCGTCGTCAAGACGGCCCCCGACGCCATCACCCTCACCTTCACCGAGTCCGTAGGCCTGCTCGACGACTCCTTCCGCGTCTTCGACCCCGACAACCGGCGGGTCGACACGGGCGAGGCGGGCCACGCGGACGGCCGCGCCGACACGGCGCGGATCAAGCTCCCCGGCAAGCTCGGCACCGGCACGTTCACGGTGGCCTGGCGCGTGGTGTCGGCGGACAGCCACCCGATCGCCGGCGCCTTCACCTTCTCGGTGGGTACGCCGTCCGCGACCCCGCCGGCCCTGCCCAGCACCTCCGTGGAGAACCCGGCCACCGGAGGCCTCTTCAACATCGGCCGCTACCTCGCGTACCTCGCCGCGGCGCTCCTCATCGGCACGGCCGCCTTCATCGCCGTCTGCCGCCCGCCGGACGTCCGGCCGCTGCGCAGGCTGCTGCTGGCCGGCTGGTGGGCGCTCGCCGGATCGACGGTGTTCCTGCTGCTGCTCCGCGCCCCCTACGAGACCGGTACCGGCCCCGTGCAGGCCCTGGACCCGTCGGGTCTGACCCGCACGCTGGGCACCCGGCCGGGCCTGGCCCTGGTGGCGCGCCTCGTGCTGCTCGCGGCGGCCGCGGCGCTTCTGCTCTGGCAGCGGAAGGCCCTCCGGGAGGGGAAGCCGCCGTCCCGCGCTGCGCTGCTGACCGGCGCCGCGCTGGCCGTGGGCCTGGCCCTGACCTGGGCGGGCGCCGAACACGCGTCGGCAGGTATCCAGGTGCCCGCGGCGATGACGTCCACGGTGCTGCACCTGCTGGCGATGGCGGTGTGGCTGGGCGGCCTCGCTGCCCTGCTCACCCTGTTCTACCGCGCGTCCGTCCCGTCGCGCGTGGTCGGCCGCTTCTCGCAGCTGGCGGGCCTCTCGGTGACCGTCCTGGTGGTGACGGGCGTCTACCAGTCCTGGCGTGGCCTCGGCTCCGTGTCCGCGCTGACGGACACGACGTACGGGCGGGTCCTGCTGGCCAAGCTGGCCGCGGTGACGCTGCTGCTGCTGGCGGGGGCCCGCTCGCGGCGGACGGTGACAAGCGAAAGGACGGCGAGGAACGTGACGGTGGAGGCTGCCGAGGTGCGGGAGGCGCGGGTACCGGAGCCGGTGGGCGGCCGGGCCGAAGGCGCGGTGGACGGCCTGGCGGGAGATCGGGTGGACGGCACGGTCGACGCCCCGGTGAGCGGCCCGTCGCTGCCCGAGAAGCCCCGGCCGCCGGCCGGTACGGCCCTCACCCCGGCCGAGGACGCCCAACGCCGGGCGCTGCGCCGCTCCGTGCTGGCCGAGGTCGTGGTCTCCGTCGTCGTCCTCGTCTTCACGACCGTCCTGACGGGCACCCTGCCGGGCCGGGCGGCGGCCGAGGCGGCGACGGCGGAACAGTCCGCCGGGCTGCCCGTGGCCTCCGTGACCAACATCCCCTTCACCATCGGCTCCGGCGCCCCCGGTGTCCGCGGCGTCAGCGGCAAGGTGCAGGTCACCCTCGATCCGGGCCGGGTCGGCGACAACGGCCTCCAGGCCGTGGTCTACGGCCCCGACGGCGGCTTCGTCAGCATCCCCGAGCTGCGCATCTCCTTCAGCCTGCCCGACCAGGACATCGGCCCCCTCGACGCCAAGGTCACCGACCGGGGCGGCTACTGGGCCGCCGACACGGTCAACCTGCCGCTGTCCGGCACCTGGGAGATGAAGGTGACGGTACGGGTGTCGGAGACCGACCAGGTGAGTGAGTCGAAGCCGGTGGAGATCGTGCGCTGA
- a CDS encoding SDR family NAD(P)-dependent oxidoreductase, translating into MTLLAGRVALITGAGGGIGRGIALRFAQEGAAVALHCRTGTEAAHALAEEIADGTGARAVVLAGADLTVEDECHKVVAQAAEWGGGRLDALVNNAGVQPVQDLPGMPAADWREVVDTNLTSVFACTQAGAEVMRERGGSITHIASVEAARPAPGHAHYAASKAAVVMHARAAAQEYGAYGIRVNTVSPGLIDREGLAEAWPEGVRRWREAVAVGRLGRPEDVGDACVFLASPLASWITGHDLVVDGGVSARPTW; encoded by the coding sequence ATGACGTTGCTGGCGGGCCGGGTGGCCCTGATCACGGGTGCGGGCGGCGGTATCGGGCGCGGCATCGCACTGCGGTTCGCCCAGGAGGGCGCGGCGGTGGCGCTGCACTGTCGTACGGGGACCGAGGCGGCCCACGCGCTCGCCGAGGAGATCGCCGACGGGACCGGGGCGCGGGCCGTCGTCCTGGCCGGCGCCGATCTGACCGTCGAGGACGAGTGCCACAAGGTGGTGGCCCAGGCCGCCGAGTGGGGCGGCGGACGGCTCGACGCGTTGGTGAACAACGCGGGCGTACAGCCGGTGCAGGACCTGCCCGGGATGCCGGCGGCCGACTGGCGGGAGGTCGTGGACACCAACCTGACCAGCGTGTTCGCCTGCACGCAGGCGGGGGCGGAGGTGATGCGGGAGCGAGGGGGCAGCATCACGCACATCGCCTCCGTCGAAGCGGCGAGGCCGGCCCCGGGGCACGCCCACTACGCCGCCTCCAAGGCCGCCGTCGTGATGCACGCGCGGGCGGCGGCCCAGGAGTACGGGGCGTACGGCATCCGTGTGAACACGGTCTCACCCGGGCTGATCGACCGGGAGGGGCTGGCCGAGGCGTGGCCCGAGGGGGTGCGGCGGTGGCGGGAGGCGGTCGCGGTCGGCCGGCTGGGCCGCCCGGAGGACGTCGGCGACGCCTGCGTCTTCCTGGCCTCGCCGCTCGCGTCCTGGATCACCGGACACGACCTGGTGGTGGACGGCGGGGTGTCGGCGCGCCCGACGTGGTGA
- a CDS encoding cupin domain-containing protein, whose protein sequence is MTSPLTPEDLVAHYDLEPIPREGGLFRRTWAGPEGPDGRPAGSAIVALLTADDFSALHRLPTDEVWHFYLGDPLTLLLLAPDGTSRTAVLGPDLLGGQQPQLTVPARTWMGARVAAGGAWTFFGCTMAPGFTYGDYEHGDAADLTARHPDRAALITELCRP, encoded by the coding sequence GTGACCTCACCGCTCACCCCCGAAGACCTCGTCGCGCACTACGACCTGGAGCCGATCCCCCGCGAGGGAGGCCTGTTCCGCCGTACCTGGGCGGGGCCGGAGGGGCCGGACGGCCGCCCCGCCGGCTCCGCGATCGTCGCGCTGCTCACCGCCGACGACTTCTCGGCCCTGCACCGCCTGCCCACCGACGAGGTCTGGCACTTCTACCTCGGCGACCCGCTCACGCTGCTGCTCCTCGCCCCCGACGGCACCTCCCGTACGGCGGTGCTCGGCCCGGACCTCCTCGGCGGGCAGCAGCCGCAGCTCACCGTGCCCGCGCGCACCTGGATGGGCGCGCGGGTGGCCGCCGGGGGCGCCTGGACCTTCTTCGGCTGCACGATGGCCCCCGGCTTCACCTACGGGGACTACGAACACGGTGACGCGGCCGACCTCACGGCGCGTCACCCGGACCGGGCCGCCCTCATCACGGAACTGTGCCGTCCATGA
- a CDS encoding GNAT family N-acetyltransferase → MSDRQDSRNVRDVYVHEQVADGFGTVGIRPLDAEGDADVVHGWVSEERAAFWGMNGLTRDQVAEIYAHMADLDTHHAFLTELDGEPVALLQTYEPTEDRVGECYPVEPGDIGIHLLLAPADGRGARPGWSAALMGAFASFVLVGLDRPRVVVDPDVRNEKAVARFLRQGFEEGPVVTLPEIDLPDVYLPEKKAQLAFLRREVAFPG, encoded by the coding sequence ATGAGTGACCGCCAGGACAGCCGGAACGTCCGGGATGTCTACGTGCACGAGCAGGTGGCCGACGGGTTCGGGACCGTCGGCATCCGCCCGCTCGACGCCGAGGGCGACGCGGACGTCGTCCACGGCTGGGTGAGCGAGGAGCGGGCCGCGTTCTGGGGCATGAACGGTCTGACGCGGGACCAGGTCGCCGAGATCTACGCCCACATGGCCGACCTCGACACCCATCACGCCTTCCTGACCGAGCTGGACGGCGAACCGGTCGCCCTCCTCCAGACCTACGAGCCGACCGAGGACCGGGTCGGCGAGTGCTACCCGGTCGAGCCCGGGGACATCGGCATCCACCTGCTCCTCGCGCCGGCCGACGGGCGAGGGGCCCGGCCGGGCTGGTCGGCGGCGCTGATGGGCGCGTTCGCCTCGTTCGTGCTGGTCGGCCTGGACCGGCCGCGCGTCGTGGTGGACCCCGATGTGCGCAACGAGAAGGCGGTCGCCCGCTTCCTCCGGCAGGGCTTCGAGGAGGGGCCGGTCGTCACGCTGCCGGAGATCGACCTGCCGGACGTGTACCTGCCGGAGAAGAAGGCGCAGCTGGCGTTTCTGCGCCGGGAGGTAGCGTTCCCCGGGTGA
- a CDS encoding penicillin acylase family protein, protein MTTEIYRDAWGVPHLRADSAHALARLQGSVTARDRAWQLEVERHRARGTSASFLGSEALPWDRFVRRARLDDTARRCFDELTRRDPETADWVRAYVDGVNEGLAACDAPEFPRVGLAPGRWEPWTPLAVWLATHILFAGFPAKLWREEAARHLGPEAVGLFATDGPGTSGSNGWLVEGARTVTGQAVIAGDPHRFIEDPGVYQQIRLACDEFDVVGLAVPGVPGIAHFGHTGTVAWAITNAMADYQDLYRERLRRTGAGVEALGPDGIWRRVARHTELVRVAGEETVEVEVLETERGPVIAGGPEGLDDGTPLALTLRHPPRVTADLGVQALLPLLRARRVADVDRAFDLWVEPVNVVQAADTEGGLLHRVAGRVPLRAETNGTRLVPAWEPGHEWTGWHEMPRAGLADGVAVMANQRGPAAELGVEFAPPHRADRIRALLGERRQWSASDMPAIHTDTYLASAAPLLDRLSALDDLTGPAAELRDRLLRWDRRMDADSQDAARFAALRSALVRRLAVHPAFAALTTPPAYPEVFLPWLALLPRIGFALEHLLRAEELYGIDRAALVREAVEEVAGRPAARWGDTHRLTPWQALPDPGRQAPALAGDHDCVLCTSAVPGWTDLAARGPAARYVWDLARREDSLWVVPYGASGLPDHPHHHDQLPLWLKGELAPVVTDWAQLKKESDDE, encoded by the coding sequence GTGACCACCGAGATCTACCGTGACGCCTGGGGCGTCCCGCATCTGCGCGCCGACAGCGCCCACGCCCTCGCCCGCCTCCAGGGATCGGTCACCGCCCGCGACCGCGCCTGGCAACTGGAGGTCGAACGGCACAGGGCGCGCGGCACCTCGGCGTCCTTCCTCGGCTCCGAGGCCCTCCCCTGGGACCGGTTCGTGCGCCGCGCCCGCCTCGACGACACGGCGAGACGCTGCTTCGACGAGCTCACGAGACGGGACCCGGAGACGGCCGACTGGGTCCGGGCGTACGTCGACGGCGTCAACGAGGGACTGGCCGCCTGCGACGCGCCCGAGTTCCCCCGGGTCGGCCTCGCGCCCGGCCGCTGGGAACCCTGGACCCCGCTCGCCGTCTGGCTGGCCACGCACATCCTGTTCGCCGGGTTCCCCGCCAAGCTGTGGCGCGAGGAGGCCGCCCGGCATCTCGGCCCCGAGGCGGTCGGCCTGTTCGCCACCGACGGGCCCGGCACCTCCGGCAGCAACGGCTGGCTGGTGGAAGGGGCGCGGACGGTCACCGGGCAGGCGGTGATCGCCGGCGACCCGCACCGCTTCATCGAGGACCCCGGCGTCTACCAGCAGATCCGCCTGGCCTGCGACGAGTTCGACGTCGTCGGGCTCGCCGTCCCCGGTGTCCCCGGCATCGCCCACTTCGGCCACACCGGCACCGTCGCCTGGGCCATCACCAACGCCATGGCCGACTACCAGGACCTCTACCGCGAACGGCTGCGCCGCACCGGCGCGGGCGTCGAGGCGCTCGGCCCGGACGGCATCTGGCGGCGGGTCGCCCGGCACACCGAACTCGTACGGGTGGCGGGCGAGGAGACCGTCGAGGTCGAGGTGCTGGAGACCGAGCGGGGCCCGGTGATCGCGGGTGGCCCGGAAGGCCTCGACGACGGCACCCCGCTCGCGCTGACCCTGCGCCACCCGCCCCGCGTCACCGCCGACCTGGGCGTCCAGGCGCTCCTCCCGCTGCTCCGGGCCCGTCGGGTCGCCGACGTGGACCGCGCCTTCGACCTCTGGGTCGAGCCCGTCAACGTCGTCCAGGCCGCCGACACCGAGGGCGGCCTGCTGCACCGGGTCGCGGGCCGGGTGCCACTGCGCGCCGAGACGAACGGCACCCGGCTGGTGCCCGCCTGGGAACCCGGCCACGAGTGGACCGGCTGGCACGAGATGCCCCGCGCGGGACTGGCCGACGGCGTCGCGGTGATGGCCAACCAGCGGGGCCCCGCCGCGGAGCTGGGCGTCGAGTTCGCCCCGCCGCACCGCGCCGACCGCATCCGGGCGCTGCTCGGGGAGCGACGGCAGTGGTCCGCGTCCGACATGCCGGCCATCCACACGGACACCTATCTCGCCTCCGCCGCGCCCCTGCTGGACCGGCTGTCCGCCCTCGACGACCTCACCGGCCCGGCCGCCGAGCTCCGCGACCGCCTGCTGCGCTGGGACCGCCGGATGGACGCCGACAGCCAGGACGCGGCACGGTTCGCGGCCCTGCGCAGCGCCCTGGTCCGCCGTCTCGCCGTCCACCCGGCCTTCGCGGCCCTCACGACCCCGCCCGCCTACCCGGAGGTCTTCCTCCCCTGGCTGGCCCTCCTCCCGCGCATCGGCTTCGCCCTCGAACACCTCCTGCGCGCCGAGGAGCTGTACGGCATCGACCGGGCGGCACTCGTACGGGAGGCCGTCGAGGAGGTCGCCGGCCGGCCGGCCGCCCGCTGGGGCGACACCCACCGCCTGACCCCCTGGCAGGCGCTGCCCGACCCCGGGCGGCAGGCCCCGGCCCTCGCCGGCGACCACGACTGCGTGCTGTGCACCTCGGCCGTGCCCGGCTGGACCGACCTCGCCGCGCGGGGCCCGGCCGCCCGTTACGTGTGGGACCTGGCCCGCCGTGAGGACAGCCTGTGGGTCGTCCCGTACGGCGCGTCCGGCCTCCCCGACCACCCCCACCACCACGACCAGCTCCCCCTGTGGCTCAAGGGCGAACTGGCCCCGGTCGTCACCGACTGGGCGCAGCTGAAGAAGGAGAGCGACGATGAGTGA
- a CDS encoding siderophore-interacting protein, producing the protein MAQGRGWEGTVLRLMRAKDFTLTVTGVEEVTGEYRRLRLSDGGLLAATGVHPTIWIRLWFENAGRPHQRAYTLVDPDPAAGTLALEFALHEGAASDWARTAKPGDTIEATVQGTGFEPPAPTPSHVLVIGDPASLPAINSLLGEGEGALGSTPATVWFEGSSDGPDGLPFRTDPARHEIRHVPRVDSGAHLVERVKAELPALLTATPDPYVWIACDTRTTRTLSAYLRKELGVPKERLHALGYWRAS; encoded by the coding sequence ATGGCGCAGGGGCGGGGCTGGGAGGGCACGGTCCTCAGACTGATGCGCGCGAAGGACTTCACGCTCACGGTCACGGGCGTGGAGGAGGTCACCGGCGAGTATCGCCGACTGCGCCTCTCGGACGGCGGGCTGCTCGCCGCCACCGGCGTCCACCCGACGATCTGGATCCGGCTCTGGTTCGAGAACGCGGGCCGGCCGCACCAGCGGGCCTACACCCTGGTCGACCCCGACCCGGCGGCCGGCACCCTCGCCCTGGAGTTCGCGCTGCACGAGGGCGCGGCCAGCGACTGGGCACGGACGGCAAAGCCCGGCGACACCATCGAGGCGACCGTCCAGGGCACCGGCTTCGAACCGCCTGCCCCGACCCCCTCGCACGTCCTCGTGATCGGCGACCCGGCCTCCCTGCCCGCCATCAACTCCCTGCTCGGCGAGGGCGAGGGGGCGCTCGGCTCCACCCCGGCGACCGTCTGGTTCGAGGGCTCGTCCGACGGTCCGGACGGCCTCCCCTTCCGGACCGACCCCGCACGCCACGAGATACGGCACGTGCCCCGGGTGGACTCGGGCGCCCACCTGGTCGAGCGGGTGAAGGCCGAGCTGCCCGCCCTGCTGACGGCCACCCCCGACCCGTACGTCTGGATCGCCTGCGACACCCGCACCACCAGGACGCTGTCGGCCTACCTGCGCAAGGAGCTGGGCGTCCCCAAGGAGCGGCTGCACGCGCTGGGGTACTGGCGCGCGAGCTGA
- a CDS encoding HhH-GPD-type base excision DNA repair protein gives MDVTLHLSQDPEADELLGRSPLAALVGMLLDQQVPMEWAFKGPRTIADRLGADDLDAHDIAAQDPEAFAALLSEKPAVHRYPGSMAKRVQQLCQYLVEHYDGDAGAVWKDVSSGKELLGRLQELPGFGRQKAQIFLALLGKQLGVRPTGWREAAGAYGEPKSFRSVADITGPESLTKVRAHKQEMKAAAKAEKAQKADKAAKK, from the coding sequence ATGGACGTCACCCTTCACCTCTCCCAGGACCCCGAGGCCGACGAGCTCCTCGGGCGGTCCCCGCTCGCCGCGCTGGTCGGGATGCTGCTGGACCAGCAGGTTCCGATGGAGTGGGCGTTCAAGGGACCCCGGACGATCGCCGACCGGCTCGGCGCCGACGACCTGGACGCGCACGACATCGCCGCCCAGGACCCGGAGGCCTTCGCCGCGCTGCTCTCCGAGAAGCCGGCCGTGCACCGCTACCCCGGGTCCATGGCCAAGCGCGTCCAGCAGCTCTGCCAGTACCTCGTCGAGCACTACGACGGGGACGCCGGTGCCGTCTGGAAGGACGTGAGCAGCGGCAAGGAGCTGCTCGGGCGGCTCCAGGAACTGCCCGGCTTCGGCAGGCAGAAGGCGCAGATCTTCCTCGCGCTGCTGGGCAAGCAGCTCGGTGTGCGGCCCACCGGCTGGCGGGAGGCGGCCGGCGCCTACGGCGAGCCGAAGTCCTTCCGGTCCGTCGCCGACATCACCGGCCCGGAGTCGCTGACGAAGGTGCGGGCGCACAAGCAGGAGATGAAGGCGGCGGCCAAGGCGGAGAAGGCACAGAAGGCGGACAAGGCCGCGAAGAAGTAG
- a CDS encoding helicase HerA-like domain-containing protein translates to MSGSTSAADIAAGYAFTGPALDLGALLWDGKCLPEAPVRIPLPMLNRHGLVAGATGTGKTKTLQLIAEQLSAQGVPVFLADVKGDLSGVSAPGVANDRVRGRAAEVGQKWTATGFPAEFYALGGLGHGIPLRATITSFGPVLLAKVLQLNRTQEQSLGLIFHYADQKGLELLDLKDLRSVVAFLTSDEGKAELKGIGGLSTATAGVILRSLTAFEAQGMASFFGEPEFDTAEFLRTASDGRGVVSVLELPAVQEKPQLFSTFLMWLLADLFHDLPEVGDADRPKLVFFFDEAHLLFNDASKAFLDSITRTVRLIRSKGVGVFFVTQTPKDVPGDVLAQLGNRVQHALRAFTPDDQKALKATVKTFPNSSYDLEELLTGLGTGEAVVTVLSEKGAPTPVAATRLRAPESLMGPVDGPALDRAVRESPLHERYAQAVDRESAFEKLAARPAGQPEPTRGTRESRGAGETKATKATKATKARESRSRQPEEDRSVVEQVVGSGMFKSLARSVGTQIGREITRSLFGTARRRR, encoded by the coding sequence ATGAGTGGGTCGACGAGCGCCGCTGACATCGCTGCCGGCTACGCCTTCACCGGGCCCGCCCTCGACCTCGGCGCGCTGCTGTGGGACGGAAAGTGTCTGCCCGAGGCCCCCGTCCGTATCCCCCTTCCCATGCTGAACAGGCATGGACTGGTCGCGGGCGCCACCGGCACCGGAAAGACCAAGACGCTCCAGCTGATCGCCGAGCAGCTCTCTGCGCAGGGCGTGCCGGTCTTCCTCGCCGACGTGAAGGGCGACCTGTCCGGGGTCTCGGCGCCGGGAGTGGCGAACGACCGGGTGCGGGGGCGGGCGGCGGAAGTCGGCCAGAAATGGACGGCGACCGGCTTCCCGGCCGAGTTCTACGCCCTCGGCGGCCTCGGCCACGGCATCCCGCTGCGGGCCACGATCACCAGCTTCGGCCCGGTGCTCCTCGCCAAGGTGCTCCAGCTCAACCGCACCCAGGAACAGTCCCTCGGCCTGATCTTCCACTACGCCGACCAGAAGGGCCTGGAGCTGCTGGACCTCAAGGACCTCCGGTCGGTCGTCGCCTTTCTGACCTCGGACGAGGGCAAGGCGGAGCTGAAGGGCATCGGCGGTCTTTCGACGGCCACGGCCGGGGTGATCCTGCGCTCCCTGACCGCCTTCGAGGCCCAGGGCATGGCGAGCTTCTTCGGCGAGCCGGAGTTCGACACGGCCGAGTTCCTGCGCACGGCCTCCGACGGCCGCGGTGTCGTCTCGGTCCTGGAACTGCCCGCCGTCCAGGAGAAGCCGCAGCTCTTCTCGACCTTCCTGATGTGGCTGCTGGCCGACCTCTTCCACGATCTGCCCGAGGTCGGCGACGCCGACAGGCCCAAGCTCGTCTTCTTCTTCGACGAGGCGCACCTGCTCTTCAACGACGCCTCGAAGGCGTTCCTCGACTCCATCACGCGGACCGTCCGGCTGATTCGCTCGAAAGGGGTCGGCGTGTTCTTCGTCACGCAGACCCCGAAGGACGTGCCCGGTGACGTCCTTGCCCAGCTCGGCAACCGGGTCCAGCACGCCCTGCGGGCCTTCACGCCGGACGACCAGAAGGCCCTCAAGGCCACGGTGAAGACGTTCCCGAACTCCTCCTACGACCTGGAGGAGCTGCTCACCGGCCTCGGTACCGGCGAGGCCGTCGTGACCGTCCTCAGCGAGAAGGGCGCCCCGACGCCGGTGGCCGCGACCCGGCTGCGTGCCCCCGAGTCGCTGATGGGGCCGGTCGACGGCCCCGCCCTCGACCGGGCGGTGCGGGAGTCGCCGCTCCACGAGCGGTATGCACAGGCTGTGGACAGAGAATCCGCGTTCGAGAAGCTGGCGGCCCGGCCCGCCGGGCAACCGGAGCCGACGCGGGGGACGCGGGAGTCGCGAGGGGCGGGGGAGACGAAGGCGACCAAGGCGACCAAGGCGACCAAGGCCCGGGAGTCCAGGTCCCGGCAGCCCGAGGAGGATCGCTCCGTCGTCGAGCAGGTCGTCGGCAGCGGCATGTTCAAGTCGCTGGCCCGGTCCGTCGGCACACAGATCGGCCGCGAGATCACCCGCTCGCTCTTCGGCACGGCCCGGCGGAGGCGGTAG